The DNA region AATATTTTTGTTGTATAATGATAATCATACTGTCATTTTATTTACATTATTTATATAATGAGTTATTATATTTAAAATATAAATTATGTTAAATTTTAGAATATGTTTATTTTATTTTTATTTTGGATTTTTAATTTTGAACTTTAAAATTAAATTTTATAAATTCAGTAAAATATTATTATTTATTCACATTATTAATATTGGAAAAATTATATCATGAAAAAGTATATTGGCTCTTATATCAGTACTTCTGGAGGAATAGAAAAATCTATTGTTCGAGCTTATGAACTAGGAGCTACTGCTATTTCATTTTTTACAAGAAATAGAAAGAAATGGTATTCTTCTCCTGTTAATAAAGATATAGTTAATAAGTTTAAAATAGAATATATGAAATACAATTTTATTCCAGGTCAAATATTACCTAATAGTGGTTATTTAATGAATTTAGGTCACCCAAACAAAGAATTTATAATCAAAGCTAGAATGTCATTACTGAATGAAATTGATCGATGTCAAGATTTAGGATTAATGTATCTTAATGTTCATCCAGGTAGTCATTTAAATGAAATTAGTGAAGTAGTTTGTTTAAATTATGTTGTTGATTCAATTAATTATGCGTTAGAAACAACTTTTAATGTAACTGTTTTATTGGAAAATACTGCCGGTCACGGAAGTGATGTAGGATATTGTTTTGAACATATAGCATATATTATTGATAAAATTGAAGATAAATCAAGAATTGGTGTTTGTTTAAATATAGGTCATTTATTTATGGCAGGATATGATTTAAGAACTATAGTAGATTGTAAAAAAGTGTTTAATAATTTTAACAAAATTATAGGAAATGATTACTTACAAGCTATGTATATTAATGATTCTGCTTCTGACTGCAATAGTCGCATTGATATTCATGCTAATTTAGGTGAAGGGAAAATAGGTCGAGATGCATTTAAATGGATTATGAAGCAAGATGATTTATCTAATTATATTCCTATTATTGTAGAAACCCCTAATTCAAAATTATGGAAAGAAGAAATTACTTGGTTAAATAAAATTAGTAAATAATAAATATATCTTAAATATATAAAATATAAGATTATTAAGTAATAAAATTTATATTTTTGCATTGTATAATTTGTTTTATTTAATAATATGAAATATGTAAAATATTTTATTATAATTTTTAGGAAAAATTATGTTTGTAATACATGGGATTGAGCGTGTAAATAAAGGAACAAATTATAGTAGGCGATTGAGAAAAATAGATAATAAAATTCCATGTATTATTTATGGTTCTAAAAAACCAATAATGTATGTTGAATTAGATCATGATGTAGTATTTAATATGCAAAAAGATTCTAAATTTTATAATAGTAACATTATTTTAAAAATTAATAAATCTGAATATATAGTTACTATTAAAGAAATTCAACGACATTGTTTTAAGTTAAAGTTATTACATATTGATTTTTTATATATTAAATGATCATAAAATGATTTTTCGGTACGTAGCGCAGCTTGGTAGCGCACTGTCATGGGGTGTCAGAGGTCAGAGGTTCAAATCCTCTCGTACCGATTTTATATTGTATTTTAGAATAATTATAATTTATTGAATTTATTGAATTTATTGAATTTATTGAATTTATTGAATTTATTGAATTTATTGAATTTATTGAATTTATTGAATTTATTGAATTTATTGAATTTATTGAATCTATTTAATATATTTTATGAATGATGAATATATGTATAATTATTTTTTGAAAAATCATTATAATGAGATAATATTGTATATAAATAAAACCAACTATTCCAATTAATGCATTAATGATAATTAGAATAATAATATTTTTTTTTGAAATTATTTTTAATATTGTACTATTTTTATAATTTTTCCAAAATTTCCACAATAACCAACATCCAGTCCATATAATACATAATATAATTATTAAAGTCCATTTAAATGAATTTTGTATTGGATAAATAGATGAAGTATTTATTATAATACTTGTTAAAATTCCTGGTAAAAAATATATTAATGGCCATAAAATACATCCTATTATACTTGGAGGTATAAAATTTTTCATAGGTAATTTTAACATTCCAGCAATCATAGGTATTAATGGCCTAGTAGGACCAATAAATTTTCCAATTAATATAGTAAACATACTATATTGATGTATAGTATTTTTAATTTTATTAAAGAGTGTTATATTTTTTTGAAATAGTTTTATGTTGTATATCCAATTTTTAAATTTCCATCCTATATAATATGATAGATAATCTCCTAAAAGACAACCTAAAATTCCGGTAATCCACGATGGGTAGAATGATAATTTTCCATTTCCAATCATTGTACCTATCGTTGTCATAAATACAATACCTGGTAATAATAATCCAACTAATGCTAATGATTCTAAAAATGTGATTATTAAAATAATAATACAAGCATAAGATATAGATTGTGTAATAAAATATTTAAACCATGCTTCCATAAATTATTATCTTTTTCAGTTTTGAATAATGATTGTAATTAATTTATAATATACTAAAATATATTTATTTAATATTATAATTTACATTTTATATAAAATACAATATGATAAATAATGGCTTGAAATATTATAATAATATCTTTTATATCAATTTTTGAAGTAATATATTATTATAATAATAAATGTAGGTTAGTATATATTTTATTTAAATTATAATAATTGAAATATATTTTAAATTTCAATTAATAATATTATATATTTAATTTACTGAAAATATTTTATTATAATGTATATTATTATTTTATGTTTCATGTATCAATTGTATATTTTAGATTTTAGATTTTAGATTTTAGATATTAAATTATGTATAATTTATTTTTTATATTAAATTTTATAATTTTAGAAATTATAGTTTATGAATATTATATTATCAAAAAAATATATTTTTAAAAAAAAATTTGGTCAAAATTTTCTTTGTAAAAATAGTATTATTAATAAAATTATTAATATTATTCATCCTAAAAAAAATGAATTATTGATAGAGGTTGGGCCTGGTTTAGCAGCATTAACTAAACCTATTTGCCAAATATTAGATAATTTAATTGTAATAGAGTTAGACCAAGAATTGTCTCAGTTATTACATCAAAGTAGTTTTAGTAAAAAGATTGACATATTTGTTCAGGATATGAATATTTTTAATTTTAAAAAAGTATCAATTCAACAAAATAAGTTATTACGTATTTTTGGTAATTTACCTTATAATATTTCTGTTAAATTTATATTGTATTTAATAAATTTCAGAAAATATATTTTTGATATGAATTTTATGGTTCAAAAAGAAGTAGCAGAACGTTTTGTGGCTCATCCTGGTAGTAAATCATATGGTAGATTAAGTGTTATAACTCAATGTTATTATGATATTTTTGTTTATTTTAATGTTTTACCTGCCTCATTTTTTCCTACACCTAAGGTTCAATCTAGTTTTATTAAAATTATACCTAAAATATTACCTTTATATCCACATAATCAAGTTAATGATTTAAATATTATTACATCAGAATCTTTTAAACAAAGAAGAAAAATTTTACAAAATAGTTTATCAAGTATTTTTAAAAAAGAGATTTTATTATATTTAGGTATTAATCCTTTATTGCGAGCAGAAAATGTATCAGTATTTGATTATTGTAAATTAGCAAACTTTTTCCATATTTCTAAAGATAATAATATTTAGTTACTGTTAATATAAATATTATATTTATTATATGTAATTAATTATTTTATTATAAAAGGGTTTTTATGAGTATATATTTAACGAGTGATATTCATGGTTGTTATGATAAATTACAATTATTATTAAAAAAAGTGTTTTTCAATCCTTCTTATGATAATTTATGGGTTGCAGGTGATTTAGTAGCTCGAGGTTCTAATTCTTTAGAAGTATTACGTTATTTAAAATCTTTAGGGAAAAGAGTAAAAATTGTATTAGGAAATCATGATATACGAACACTATTGATATATTTTGGTTTTAAAAATTTTGAAAAAGATGATAATTTACATGAATTATTTGAAGCTCATGATGCTGATATATTGATGAATTGGTTAAGAAAAAAACCATTATCTATTATAGATGTAAAAGAAAAAATAATAATGATCCATGCTGGTATATATCCGTTATGGGATATTAATACTATGAAAAATTATTCTAGAAGCATAGAATATTTTTTATCACATGATAATTATATAAAATTTTTAAACAATATTCAACATACTAGTACATTCATTAAATGGACAAAAAAAAATAATTATTTAGATCAATTAAAGTTTAGTATGAATGTTTTTACTAGAATGCGTTATTGTTATTTAGATAAAAGATTAAATATGAAGTATAAATGTAATCCTTCTAAAATTTCTGAAATTAAATTTTTAAAACCATGGTTTTCTTTTAAAAATCTAATTTCTAGAAAATATTTTATTTTTTTTGGGCACTGGGCATCTTTACCAAATAAAATAACATCCTATAACAATAATATTATACCATTAGATACTGGTTGTTGTTGGGGTAGAAAATTAAGTATGATGCGGTGGGATGATAAAAAATGGTTTAGAGAATAGTGATTGTACATCTATATATTCTATAATTGTTGTATTTTATTATGCATATCTTGTAAAGTTAAAATATTATTATAAGGATTTATTTTTAAAGACATAATAGTAGCAAATGCAGCATTTACAGTAGTGTCATAATGCACATTATATTCGAGAGCTATGGTACAAATTAATTTAGATGTGTCAGATGTTTTATTTACTGAAAGATTTGTATCAATAATATATGAATATTCTTTGTTTTTTAAATGATCTTGAATATTTGGTCGACCTTCATTAATTTTATTTACAGTTCTAGCATATATACCTAATTTTTTTAAAATTTTATTAGTTTCTTCAGTTACGTCTAATTGAAATCCTAATTTTTGTAATTGTATTGCTAAATTAGCTACATATTTTTTATCAGTTTTTTTAATTGATAGTAGTACTTTTTTAGATTTTTTAATATTAATATTAGCACTAAGCATAGCTTTTGAAAAAGCATGAGGAAAATTTTTTCCAATACCCATAATTTCCCCTGTAGATTTCATTTCAGGACCTAATGTAGCATCAATTCCATAGAATTTATTAAATGGTAAAATAGATTCTTTAACAGAAAAATAAGATGGAATGACTTCTTTAATATATCCTTGTTGTTTTAAGGTTATTCCATTCATAACTCTTGCGGCAATTTTGGCTAATGGAATTCCAATAGCTTTTGATACAAACGGAATAGTACGAGATGCTCTCGGGTTTACTTCGATAATATATATTTTATTATTTTGAATAGCTAATTGTGTATTCATTAGACCTTGAACTGATAAAGCAAATGCTAGCTTAATCACCTGTTTTTTTATGTTTTTTTGTATATTTTTACTAATTGTATACACTGGAATAGAACATGCAGAATCTCCAGAATGTATACCAGCTTGCTCAATATGCTCCATAATACCTCCAATTAAAACATTTTTACCATCACAAATAATATCAACATCGATTTCTATTGCATTTTTTAAATAATGGTCTAATAAAATTGGATTTTTTTTTGAAGGTTTGAGTATATTATTAAAATAATTCATTAAACTTTTTTGATTATATACAATTTGCATATATCTTCCACCTAATACATAAGATGGACGAACCATAATAGGATATTTGATTATTGTAGATTGTAATATTCCTTGTTCTATGGTAGTAATAGTAGCATTTTTTGGTTGTTTTAATTGTAAAGATGATACAATTTTTTGAAATTGATTTCTATCTTCCGCTTGATCAATAGAATTAGAATTTGTTCCAATAATTGGGATATTTGATTTTTCTAATTCTTTTGCTAATTTTAGAGGAGTTTGTCCTCCATATTGTATAATTATTCCTTTAGGTTTTTCAGTTCTTACAATTTCTAATACATTTTCTAAGGTAATGGGTTCAAAATATAATCTATCAGATATATCATAATCTGTAGATACAGTTTCAGGATTACAATTAATCATAATAGTTTCATAACCATCTTCTCGTAATGCTTGAGAAGCATGTACACAACAGTAATCAAATTCTATGCCTTGTCCAATTCGGTTAGGACCCCCTCCTAATATAATTATTTTTTCTTTTAATGAATTTGAATTAGATTCACATTCATTTTCCCATGTTGAATACATATAGGCTGTGTTAGTATCAAATTCAGCAGAGCATGTATCAACTCTTTTATATATAGGATGCAAATTATAATGATAACGAATTTTACGAATTTGATTTTCATGGACATTCATTAATTTTGAAATTCTTAAATCAGAAAATCCTGTTTTTTTCATCTTATATAAAAATTGGTAATTTATTTCTTCAATTTTTGTATCTATAATAATTTTTTCAAGATTGATAATTTCTTGAATTTGTGATAAAAACCATGGATCAATATATGTTAATTTATAAATTTCATTAATAGATAGTCCTATTCTGAATGCATCAGCAATATACCATAATCTTTTGGATCCAGGATTTTTTAATTCATATCGAATTTTTTTAATATTTTCATATTTTTTAACATCAATTTGTGTTTCAAAACCACTATATCCTACTTCTAATCCTTGAATTGCTTTTTGTATAGATTCTTGGAATGTTCGTCCTATTGCCATTACTTCGCCTACAGATTTCATTTGTGTTGTTAAGCGATCATTACAGCCTAAGAATTTTTCAAAATTAAATCTAGGAATTTTAGTAACTACATAATCTATAGATGGTTCAAAAGAAGCTGGAGTACTTGCAGTAATATCATTTTTTAATTCATTTAATGTATAACCGATAGCTAGTTTAGCAGCAATTTTTGCTATAGGAAATCCTGTTGCTTTAGAAGCTAAAGCGGATGATCGTGATACTCTGGGGTTCATTTCAATTACTACCATGTTATCATTTTTTGGATTAATAGCAAATTGTACATTTGATCCTCCTGTTTCAACACCAATTTCTTGTAAAATTTTTATTGATGCATCACGCATTTTTTGATATTCTTTATCTGTTAAAGTTTGCGCAGGAGCAACTGTAATTGAATCTCCAGTATGTATTCCCATAGGGTCTATATTTTCAATACTGCACACTATAATACAATTATTATTTTTATCTCTTACGACTTCCATTTCATATTCTTTCCAGCCTATTAATGATTCATCAATTAATAATTCTTGATTAGGTGATATACTAAATCCTTTTTCACATATTTCTTTAAATTCTTCATAGTTATATGCAATACCACCTCCAGATCCTCCCATTGTAAAGGATGGACGAATAATACATGGAAAACCAATTTTTTTAGATAATTCCATAGCGTGTTGTATATTATTAGTAATACCACATTCTGCTGTTTTTAATCCAATTTTATTAATGGATTTTTTGAATAGATCTCTATTTTCTGATTTTTTAATTGATTGAATGCTAGCCCCAATGACTTTTATTTGATAATCTGATAATATTCCTTTTTTATCTAATTGTAATGTACAATTTAATGCAGTTTGTCCTCCCATAGTAGGTAACAATGCGTCTGGTTTTTCTTTTTCTATAATTTTTTTTACTATTTTCCAATGAATAGGTTCGATATACGTAGCATCAGCTATATCTGGGTCAGTCATAATCGTTGCTGGATTGGAATTAATTAATATTATTCTATAACCTTCTTCTTTTAATGCTTTACATGCTTGTGTTCCAGAATAATCAAATTCACAAGCTTGTCCTATAATTATTGGTCCTGCTCCAATAATTAGAATAGATTTAATATTAGTACATTTTGGCATTTTTTTTCCTATATTAACATTATTTTTTTTGATTTTTCATGTATTCAATAAATTGATTAAATAATAATTCTGAATCATTAGGCCCTGGACTAGCTTCTGGATGACCTTGAAAACTGAAGGCATTTTTATTTATAATTTTAATTCCTTGTATAGTTTGATCAAATAAAGATATATGTGTAATTTTAATATTTTTAGGAAGATCTATATTATCAACTGTGAAATTATGATTTTGAGTTGTAATCATAACTTGATTAGTTTTAATATTTTTTACAGGATGATTGCTTCCATGATGTCCAAACTTCATTTTTATAATTTTTGCTCCATTTGCTAAGGCTAATAATTGATGACCTAAACAAATACCAAATATTGGAATATTAATATGTATAAATTTTTTAATATTTTTAATAGCATTAATGCAAACTCTGGGATCACCTGGTCCATTAGAAAGAACAATTCCATCTGGTTGAAGATTTAATACTTCTTGATAAGAAGTATATGCAGGTACAATAGTTAAATAACATTTCTTTTGTGATAAAATTCGAAGAATATTATGTTTAACACCAAAATCATAAACTATGACATGAAATAATGTTATTTTTTTATTATTATTGTGATTTTGAATTAATTGATTTTTTGTTTTCCAATGATATATTTGTTTTGTACTTATTTTTTTAACTAAATCTATATTTTTAAATTGATTAATATTTTTAGCATATTTATAAGCTAGTGAAAAATTGTAATCAGTTATTATACAACCATATTGAGTGCCTTTATTACGTAATATTCTTGTTAATTTTCTTGTATCAATATCTGAAATGCCTACAATATTATTATTTTTCAAATATTCAGATAAACTATATATGCTCTGATAATGACTGGTAACTAAAGATATACTTCGAATTATAATACCTTGAACTTGAATACAGTGTGATTCTGTATCATGTTGATTAATTCCAGTATTACCAATGTGAGGATATGTAAAAGTAATGATTTGATTTTTATATGATGGATCAGTAAGTATTTCTTCATATCCAGTCATTGCAGTATTGAAAACAATTTCACCAATAGAAATTCCATTATATCCGATAGATTTTCCTTGAAATATTGTACCATCTTCTAATACTAATAATGCAGATTTCTTCAAATTTTTCTCCCAATAATAATGATTAAAACTATTGTTATTATTTTATGTATGTTTTAAATGTTATGATATATTTAACACATCTATCATATCGTATAATCCTGGGCCTTGATTTTGAATCCATATTGCTGCTTTAATAGCTCCTTTAGAAAAGGCGCTTCTATTACTTGCTAAGTGACTAATTTTAATTTTTTCACCTATTCCTGAATATATAACAGTATGTTCTCCAATGGTATCACCTCCACGTATTATAGAAAATCCAATTGTATTATTTTTTCGCGCTTTTGTGATTTCCTTTTTTCTATATATACTACATTCATCTAAATTCCATTTTTTATATTTTGAAATAATTTCACCTAATTTTAAAGCTGTTCCGGAAGGAGAATCGATTTTATTTCTATGATGAGATTCAATAATTTCAATATCATAAGATGAATCTAATATTTTAGTAGTTTTTTCTAGCAACTTAAAAATTAAATTAATTCCTATACTAAAATTATATGAAAATACAATTCCAATATTTTTAGAATAATTTTTAATAACATGTAATTCTTTTTTATTAAAACCAGTTGTTCCGATAATCATTTTTT from Buchnera aphidicola (Phyllaphis fagi) includes:
- the nfo gene encoding deoxyribonuclease IV; the protein is MKKYIGSYISTSGGIEKSIVRAYELGATAISFFTRNRKKWYSSPVNKDIVNKFKIEYMKYNFIPGQILPNSGYLMNLGHPNKEFIIKARMSLLNEIDRCQDLGLMYLNVHPGSHLNEISEVVCLNYVVDSINYALETTFNVTVLLENTAGHGSDVGYCFEHIAYIIDKIEDKSRIGVCLNIGHLFMAGYDLRTIVDCKKVFNNFNKIIGNDYLQAMYINDSASDCNSRIDIHANLGEGKIGRDAFKWIMKQDDLSNYIPIIVETPNSKLWKEEITWLNKISK
- the rplY gene encoding 50S ribosomal protein L25; translated protein: MFVIHGIERVNKGTNYSRRLRKIDNKIPCIIYGSKKPIMYVELDHDVVFNMQKDSKFYNSNIILKINKSEYIVTIKEIQRHCFKLKLLHIDFLYIK
- a CDS encoding DedA family protein; translation: MEAWFKYFITQSISYACIIILIITFLESLALVGLLLPGIVFMTTIGTMIGNGKLSFYPSWITGILGCLLGDYLSYYIGWKFKNWIYNIKLFQKNITLFNKIKNTIHQYSMFTILIGKFIGPTRPLIPMIAGMLKLPMKNFIPPSIIGCILWPLIYFLPGILTSIIINTSSIYPIQNSFKWTLIIILCIIWTGCWLLWKFWKNYKNSTILKIISKKNIIILIIINALIGIVGFIYIQYYLIIMIFQKIIIHIFIIHKIY
- the rsmA gene encoding 16S rRNA (adenine(1518)-N(6)/adenine(1519)-N(6))-dimethyltransferase RsmA gives rise to the protein MNIILSKKYIFKKKFGQNFLCKNSIINKIINIIHPKKNELLIEVGPGLAALTKPICQILDNLIVIELDQELSQLLHQSSFSKKIDIFVQDMNIFNFKKVSIQQNKLLRIFGNLPYNISVKFILYLINFRKYIFDMNFMVQKEVAERFVAHPGSKSYGRLSVITQCYYDIFVYFNVLPASFFPTPKVQSSFIKIIPKILPLYPHNQVNDLNIITSESFKQRRKILQNSLSSIFKKEILLYLGINPLLRAENVSVFDYCKLANFFHISKDNNI
- a CDS encoding symmetrical bis(5'-nucleosyl)-tetraphosphatase; amino-acid sequence: MSIYLTSDIHGCYDKLQLLLKKVFFNPSYDNLWVAGDLVARGSNSLEVLRYLKSLGKRVKIVLGNHDIRTLLIYFGFKNFEKDDNLHELFEAHDADILMNWLRKKPLSIIDVKEKIIMIHAGIYPLWDINTMKNYSRSIEYFLSHDNYIKFLNNIQHTSTFIKWTKKNNYLDQLKFSMNVFTRMRYCYLDKRLNMKYKCNPSKISEIKFLKPWFSFKNLISRKYFIFFGHWASLPNKITSYNNNIIPLDTGCCWGRKLSMMRWDDKKWFRE
- the carB gene encoding carbamoyl-phosphate synthase large subunit, whose protein sequence is MPKCTNIKSILIIGAGPIIIGQACEFDYSGTQACKALKEEGYRIILINSNPATIMTDPDIADATYIEPIHWKIVKKIIEKEKPDALLPTMGGQTALNCTLQLDKKGILSDYQIKVIGASIQSIKKSENRDLFKKSINKIGLKTAECGITNNIQHAMELSKKIGFPCIIRPSFTMGGSGGGIAYNYEEFKEICEKGFSISPNQELLIDESLIGWKEYEMEVVRDKNNNCIIVCSIENIDPMGIHTGDSITVAPAQTLTDKEYQKMRDASIKILQEIGVETGGSNVQFAINPKNDNMVVIEMNPRVSRSSALASKATGFPIAKIAAKLAIGYTLNELKNDITASTPASFEPSIDYVVTKIPRFNFEKFLGCNDRLTTQMKSVGEVMAIGRTFQESIQKAIQGLEVGYSGFETQIDVKKYENIKKIRYELKNPGSKRLWYIADAFRIGLSINEIYKLTYIDPWFLSQIQEIINLEKIIIDTKIEEINYQFLYKMKKTGFSDLRISKLMNVHENQIRKIRYHYNLHPIYKRVDTCSAEFDTNTAYMYSTWENECESNSNSLKEKIIILGGGPNRIGQGIEFDYCCVHASQALREDGYETIMINCNPETVSTDYDISDRLYFEPITLENVLEIVRTEKPKGIIIQYGGQTPLKLAKELEKSNIPIIGTNSNSIDQAEDRNQFQKIVSSLQLKQPKNATITTIEQGILQSTIIKYPIMVRPSYVLGGRYMQIVYNQKSLMNYFNNILKPSKKNPILLDHYLKNAIEIDVDIICDGKNVLIGGIMEHIEQAGIHSGDSACSIPVYTISKNIQKNIKKQVIKLAFALSVQGLMNTQLAIQNNKIYIIEVNPRASRTIPFVSKAIGIPLAKIAARVMNGITLKQQGYIKEVIPSYFSVKESILPFNKFYGIDATLGPEMKSTGEIMGIGKNFPHAFSKAMLSANINIKKSKKVLLSIKKTDKKYVANLAIQLQKLGFQLDVTEETNKILKKLGIYARTVNKINEGRPNIQDHLKNKEYSYIIDTNLSVNKTSDTSKLICTIALEYNVHYDTTVNAAFATIMSLKINPYNNILTLQDMHNKIQQL
- the carA gene encoding glutamine-hydrolyzing carbamoyl-phosphate synthase small subunit; protein product: MKKSALLVLEDGTIFQGKSIGYNGISIGEIVFNTAMTGYEEILTDPSYKNQIITFTYPHIGNTGINQHDTESHCIQVQGIIIRSISLVTSHYQSIYSLSEYLKNNNIVGISDIDTRKLTRILRNKGTQYGCIITDYNFSLAYKYAKNINQFKNIDLVKKISTKQIYHWKTKNQLIQNHNNNKKITLFHVIVYDFGVKHNILRILSQKKCYLTIVPAYTSYQEVLNLQPDGIVLSNGPGDPRVCINAIKNIKKFIHINIPIFGICLGHQLLALANGAKIIKMKFGHHGSNHPVKNIKTNQVMITTQNHNFTVDNIDLPKNIKITHISLFDQTIQGIKIINKNAFSFQGHPEASPGPNDSELLFNQFIEYMKNQKK
- the dapB gene encoding 4-hydroxy-tetrahydrodipicolinate reductase translates to MNKKQVRLAITGAYGRMGTSLIKEIEKQTNVLLSFVIVKKKYQDIITQKNEKIEIIENIENIENKIDQFDILIDFSTPKSTLKYLKICQLYKKKMIIGTTGFNKKELHVIKNYSKNIGIVFSYNFSIGINLIFKLLEKTTKILDSSYDIEIIESHHRNKIDSPSGTALKLGEIISKYKKWNLDECSIYRKKEITKARKNNTIGFSIIRGGDTIGEHTVIYSGIGEKIKISHLASNRSAFSKGAIKAAIWIQNQGPGLYDMIDVLNIS